Proteins from a genomic interval of Bos mutus isolate GX-2022 chromosome 26, NWIPB_WYAK_1.1, whole genome shotgun sequence:
- the UBE2D1 gene encoding ubiquitin-conjugating enzyme E2 D1 isoform X3, translated as MALKRIQKELSDLQRDPPAHCSAGPVGDDLFHWQATIMGPIAFTTKIYHPNINSNGSICLDILRSQWSPALTVSKVLLSICSLLCDPNPDDPLVPDIAQIYKSDKEKYNRHAREWTQKYAM; from the exons ATGGCGCTGAAGCGGATTCAGAAA GAGTTAAGTGATCTACAACGTGACCCACCTGCTCACTGTTCGGCTGGACCTGTGGGAGATGACT TGTTCCACTGGCAAGCAACTATTATGGGGCCT atTGCTTTCACAACAAAAATTTACCATCCAAACATAAACAGTAATGGAAGTATTTGTCTTGATATCCTGAGGTCACAATGGTCACCAGCTCTGACTGTGTCAAAAG TTTTATTGTCCATATGTTCTCTGCTTTGTGACCCTAATCCAGATGATCCCTTAGTACCAGATATTGCTCAAATctataaatcagacaaagaaaa ATACAACAGACACGCAAGAGAATGGACTCAGAAATATGCAATGTAA
- the UBE2D1 gene encoding ubiquitin-conjugating enzyme E2 D1 isoform X2: MALKRIQKELSDLQRDPPAHCSAGPVGDDLFHWQATIMGPPDSAYQGGVFFLTVHFPTDYPFKPPKIAFTTKIYHPNINSNGSICLDILRSQWSPALTVSKVLLSICSLLCDPNPDDPLVPDIAQIYKSDKEKKRSYP, from the exons ATGGCGCTGAAGCGGATTCAGAAA GAGTTAAGTGATCTACAACGTGACCCACCTGCTCACTGTTCGGCTGGACCTGTGGGAGATGACT TGTTCCACTGGCAAGCAACTATTATGGGGCCT CCTGATAGCGCATATCAAGGTGGAGTCTTCTTTCTCACTGTACATTTTCCGACAGACTATCCTTTTAAACCAccaaag atTGCTTTCACAACAAAAATTTACCATCCAAACATAAACAGTAATGGAAGTATTTGTCTTGATATCCTGAGGTCACAATGGTCACCAGCTCTGACTGTGTCAAAAG TTTTATTGTCCATATGTTCTCTGCTTTGTGACCCTAATCCAGATGATCCCTTAGTACCAGATATTGCTCAAATctataaatcagacaaagaaaa GAAGAGAAGTTATCCCTAA
- the UBE2D1 gene encoding ubiquitin-conjugating enzyme E2 D1 isoform X1: MALKRIQKELSDLQRDPPAHCSAGPVGDDLFHWQATIMGPPDSAYQGGVFFLTVHFPTDYPFKPPKIAFTTKIYHPNINSNGSICLDILRSQWSPALTVSKVLLSICSLLCDPNPDDPLVPDIAQIYKSDKEKYNRHAREWTQKYAM; encoded by the exons ATGGCGCTGAAGCGGATTCAGAAA GAGTTAAGTGATCTACAACGTGACCCACCTGCTCACTGTTCGGCTGGACCTGTGGGAGATGACT TGTTCCACTGGCAAGCAACTATTATGGGGCCT CCTGATAGCGCATATCAAGGTGGAGTCTTCTTTCTCACTGTACATTTTCCGACAGACTATCCTTTTAAACCAccaaag atTGCTTTCACAACAAAAATTTACCATCCAAACATAAACAGTAATGGAAGTATTTGTCTTGATATCCTGAGGTCACAATGGTCACCAGCTCTGACTGTGTCAAAAG TTTTATTGTCCATATGTTCTCTGCTTTGTGACCCTAATCCAGATGATCCCTTAGTACCAGATATTGCTCAAATctataaatcagacaaagaaaa ATACAACAGACACGCAAGAGAATGGACTCAGAAATATGCAATGTAA